One genomic window of Evansella cellulosilytica DSM 2522 includes the following:
- a CDS encoding cell wall-binding repeat-containing protein, giving the protein MKIKNKLLITLFILMIVLIVACSNEDGSHGHEDEQNKVSADELSSGSKEVSNYDVITHHMNTKNVTRLNSDDPFVTSVLVSRTIWPATHSENQPGTIILAPLDNWQVALASLTVVHHPNDGPLLFTENGVIPDLVLNEINRLQPKGNSEGTQIMVMGRLNEEELTKLNDYDVIQIEEENAAVFAYEIDQLYTDLVHSLPNNVIIATMDDDNKGYAIPAGSWISHMDEPILYVSENDIPEETVAALQKRDGSASIYILGSENIISEKVENELSSFGQVMRIEGESEAEVSIQFAKFRDTETNFGWGINKPGHGLVLVSDVIPELAITAAPFAHLGKHAPMVWLESGEFTKEMHLYLEELKPTFEHEPTEGPYNHAYLIGSEQLVSFATQGFIDEMLEIVSADGGGHGDHGSHGH; this is encoded by the coding sequence ATGAAAATAAAAAATAAGTTGTTAATTACATTATTCATTTTGATGATTGTTTTGATTGTTGCTTGTTCGAATGAAGACGGTAGCCATGGTCATGAAGACGAGCAAAATAAAGTGTCAGCTGATGAGTTGAGTAGTGGATCAAAGGAAGTAAGTAATTACGATGTAATAACACATCACATGAACACTAAAAATGTAACTCGTTTAAATAGCGATGATCCATTCGTGACATCGGTTTTAGTTTCAAGAACAATTTGGCCTGCTACACACTCTGAAAATCAACCTGGTACGATTATTCTTGCACCACTAGATAATTGGCAGGTAGCATTAGCAAGCTTAACGGTTGTTCACCATCCAAATGATGGCCCGTTGCTGTTTACAGAAAATGGCGTTATTCCTGATCTTGTTTTAAATGAGATTAATCGTTTACAGCCGAAAGGTAATTCAGAGGGGACTCAAATTATGGTTATGGGACGATTAAATGAAGAAGAATTAACGAAGTTAAATGACTATGACGTTATACAAATAGAAGAGGAAAATGCAGCAGTATTTGCTTATGAGATAGATCAATTATACACAGATTTAGTGCACTCTCTTCCTAATAATGTCATCATTGCTACTATGGATGATGATAATAAAGGATATGCCATTCCGGCAGGGAGTTGGATTTCTCATATGGATGAACCAATTTTATACGTTTCAGAAAATGATATTCCTGAAGAAACAGTAGCTGCATTACAAAAAAGAGATGGCTCTGCATCGATATATATTTTAGGGTCTGAAAATATCATTTCAGAAAAGGTAGAGAATGAGTTATCAAGCTTTGGACAAGTGATGAGAATAGAAGGAGAATCTGAAGCCGAAGTGTCTATACAATTTGCTAAGTTTAGAGACACAGAAACAAACTTTGGTTGGGGAATTAATAAACCAGGTCATGGTCTCGTATTAGTGTCAGATGTTATTCCTGAATTAGCAATAACTGCTGCTCCTTTTGCTCATCTAGGTAAACATGCACCAATGGTTTGGCTAGAATCAGGTGAGTTTACAAAAGAAATGCACTTATATTTAGAAGAATTAAAGCCAACCTTTGAGCATGAGCCAACGGAAGGCCCATATAATCACGCGTATTTAATTGGTAGTGAGCAATTAGTATCTTTTGCAACACAAGGTTTTATAGATGAAATGTTAGAGATCGTATCTGCAGACGGTGGTGGACATGGTGATCATGGAAGTCACGGACATTAA
- a CDS encoding YncE family protein, with protein MTKWKWILSLLLVFLTVSAIPLIFFTKTKEALSAPIFYVANAGDGTISEINFSEREPVREIQLGHEQISHGIAMSPNKQVVYFGTGFQGKTVHAFDLDTEQSIKELKFDEGVHGIDIHPSGNYVYVALNAGLGEEGGNLAVVDAETFEVLAKIKTEDGPAHVSVTNDGSQIWVANVNSNSVSVIDAYTYQVMSTIPVGQMPNEVAVSPNGDFAFSANVRSNSISVIDMNSFEVLQEVEAGEGVHGVTVSPDGKQVWTANNHSNNVSVIDTETMSLITTIATDSYANHISFSPDGEFVFVTHREANNMVVIDRNDYSIIEKISIGKEPHEMTLKGMEKEESEGENSFDVPSSSVKLKGEAFVDSVELVITQQTPYSTNDVEYIENVTALDPHAYFFFKIDMTTHSGDLSQIAFGESVRLKNSEGLEVRPVEWIAVNNDSHHPQYVAIFEKTLDLSPLLSNESTVLKLIFEPFFNSELIIDLNP; from the coding sequence ATGACCAAATGGAAGTGGATTTTATCATTATTACTTGTGTTTTTAACTGTAAGTGCAATACCGCTTATTTTTTTTACAAAAACGAAGGAGGCTCTTAGCGCACCAATTTTTTATGTAGCAAATGCTGGAGATGGTACTATTTCGGAAATAAATTTTTCAGAACGAGAGCCAGTACGTGAAATTCAACTTGGACATGAACAAATTTCGCACGGTATTGCAATGTCACCTAATAAACAAGTTGTGTACTTTGGTACAGGCTTTCAAGGAAAAACTGTCCATGCATTTGATTTAGACACTGAACAATCAATAAAAGAGCTCAAATTTGATGAAGGTGTTCATGGCATTGATATTCACCCTTCAGGAAATTATGTATACGTGGCATTAAATGCTGGACTTGGAGAAGAGGGAGGAAATCTTGCTGTCGTTGATGCAGAAACTTTTGAGGTTCTTGCCAAAATCAAAACGGAAGATGGTCCTGCTCACGTGAGTGTTACAAACGATGGTTCGCAAATTTGGGTAGCAAATGTAAACAGTAATTCTGTAAGTGTTATTGATGCCTATACGTATCAAGTAATGTCGACAATCCCTGTCGGTCAAATGCCAAATGAGGTTGCTGTAAGTCCTAACGGTGATTTTGCTTTTAGTGCAAATGTGAGGTCGAATAGTATCTCTGTCATTGATATGAATAGTTTTGAGGTCTTGCAAGAAGTTGAAGCTGGAGAAGGCGTTCATGGTGTTACGGTCTCTCCAGATGGGAAACAAGTTTGGACTGCAAATAATCATTCAAATAACGTATCTGTTATTGATACTGAGACAATGTCGCTCATAACGACAATTGCGACAGACTCTTATGCAAACCATATCTCATTTTCTCCAGATGGTGAATTTGTTTTTGTTACTCACAGAGAAGCAAATAATATGGTTGTCATTGATCGAAATGATTATTCTATCATTGAGAAAATCAGTATAGGAAAAGAACCACATGAAATGACATTAAAGGGAATGGAGAAAGAAGAAAGTGAAGGTGAAAATAGCTTCGATGTACCAAGTTCTTCTGTAAAACTAAAGGGAGAAGCCTTCGTTGATAGCGTTGAGCTAGTTATCACTCAACAAACTCCTTACTCTACTAATGATGTGGAGTATATCGAGAACGTTACTGCATTGGATCCACATGCATATTTCTTTTTCAAAATCGATATGACGACACATTCGGGAGATTTATCTCAAATAGCGTTTGGGGAAAGCGTGAGATTAAAGAATAGTGAGGGATTAGAAGTCAGACCGGTAGAATGGATAGCTGTTAATAATGACTCACATCACCCTCAATATGTAGCGATTTTTGAGAAAACGTTAGATTTGTCCCCTTTACTTTCAAATGAAAGTACTGTGTTAAAACTTATATTTGAACCATTTTTCAATAGTGAATTAATCATTGATCTGAATCCATGA
- a CDS encoding sensor histidine kinase, protein MLFKKLASRVTVLVMIILLISIITLVGGADWITKNFYHDHLTHEVEGRIVSHAHLLEKEVDDLIIEYIEEIESGKNSYFMILDADLSVTFMSETIEDTKLHHFLSWINEHRETAGGNNEPFIERVESNIQFHIPHVWALMPIYENGENEIAGYVFLDQDTGDLNHARVQLLMLLLIMGGITFLVGYIFTRYLTKKISKPLNKISKMTKNIADGDFDVELNIQGNDEISHLGESIQSMTKQLKEYRDSRRHFISHISHDLRTPITYIKGYSAVMKDAKTVEKEDLKRNLNVIYNEATRMEQLVSDLFLLTKLEEGKIKLEMELVPIGVWLENLYESRALMFDQKRIKHRIEIDKHCQELMIMMDSYRMEQALINLIENAIRHTPKDGEIELILRKDDNEVTVCVKDTGCGISKHDLPHIWERFYKADASRNRNDSGTGLGLAIVKEVVEAHQGKVDVYSKLGKGTTFSIHLPLLEN, encoded by the coding sequence ATGTTGTTTAAAAAGTTAGCATCAAGAGTAACGGTATTAGTTATGATTATTTTACTCATTTCAATTATCACTCTGGTCGGTGGTGCGGATTGGATTACTAAAAATTTTTACCATGATCATTTGACACACGAAGTTGAAGGTAGGATAGTATCTCATGCACACTTACTGGAAAAAGAGGTAGACGATCTTATCATAGAATATATAGAAGAAATAGAATCAGGGAAAAACAGTTATTTTATGATATTAGATGCTGATTTATCTGTAACATTTATGTCAGAAACAATAGAGGATACTAAACTACACCATTTTTTAAGTTGGATTAATGAACATCGCGAAACTGCTGGTGGAAATAATGAGCCGTTTATTGAACGTGTTGAATCCAATATACAATTTCATATTCCACACGTTTGGGCGTTAATGCCTATATATGAAAACGGAGAAAATGAAATTGCAGGGTACGTATTTTTAGACCAAGATACTGGTGACTTGAACCATGCAAGAGTCCAGCTTCTCATGCTTTTATTAATTATGGGGGGCATCACCTTTCTAGTAGGTTACATCTTTACGAGATATTTGACGAAAAAAATATCCAAGCCATTAAATAAGATAAGTAAAATGACAAAAAATATTGCTGATGGCGATTTTGATGTAGAGTTAAATATACAAGGAAATGATGAAATTAGTCATCTTGGTGAAAGTATTCAATCGATGACGAAACAATTAAAGGAATATAGAGATTCAAGAAGACATTTCATTTCTCATATATCTCATGATCTACGCACACCTATTACGTATATTAAAGGCTATTCGGCTGTTATGAAGGATGCTAAGACAGTAGAAAAGGAAGATTTAAAAAGAAATTTAAACGTAATCTATAATGAAGCAACAAGAATGGAGCAACTAGTAAGCGACTTATTTTTATTAACAAAGCTTGAAGAAGGAAAAATAAAACTTGAAATGGAACTCGTTCCGATTGGAGTATGGCTTGAAAATTTATATGAAAGTAGAGCACTCATGTTTGATCAAAAACGGATTAAGCATCGGATAGAAATAGATAAACATTGTCAGGAACTGATGATCATGATGGACTCCTACCGAATGGAGCAAGCACTTATCAATTTAATAGAAAATGCAATTAGACATACTCCGAAAGATGGAGAGATTGAATTAATTTTAAGAAAAGATGATAACGAAGTGACCGTCTGTGTTAAGGATACAGGCTGTGGTATTTCTAAACATGACCTTCCTCATATATGGGAGCGATTTTATAAAGCAGACGCATCACGAAATCGTAACGATAGTGGTACTGGTTTGGGGTTAGCGATCGTAAAGGAAGTTGTAGAAGCACATCAAGGAAAAGTGGATGTGTATAGTAAACTAGGTAAAGGAACGACATTTTCAATTCATTTACCGTTGTTAGAAAACTAG
- a CDS encoding response regulator transcription factor, whose product MEAKILLVDDEQEMRKLLKVCFSASPFQLDEASNGDEAFLKVQENNYDLIILDIMMPEIDGFELLNMLRVELDTEIPVILLTALGDTERVVEGLKRGADDYVVKPFEPKELVARVESVLRRSKSISTKNESFTIKGLDFHPNSYQVIYNNMPIPLTKKEFQIFLRLAKNPGRVYDREHLLELEWGLDYEGENRTVDTHVKNIREKLKAIKYDEPIIETVWGIGYKVIEDV is encoded by the coding sequence ATGGAAGCTAAAATATTGTTAGTAGATGACGAGCAAGAAATGAGGAAATTGTTGAAAGTTTGCTTTTCGGCTAGCCCATTTCAACTTGACGAGGCTTCAAATGGAGATGAGGCTTTTTTGAAAGTGCAAGAAAACAATTATGATTTAATTATATTAGATATCATGATGCCTGAAATCGATGGCTTTGAATTATTAAACATGTTAAGGGTCGAGCTTGATACGGAAATACCAGTTATTTTGTTAACGGCGTTAGGCGATACGGAGCGGGTTGTCGAAGGGTTAAAGAGAGGCGCAGATGATTATGTCGTGAAACCATTTGAGCCTAAAGAACTCGTTGCGAGAGTTGAGTCTGTCCTTCGGAGGTCGAAAAGTATCTCTACAAAAAACGAATCGTTTACGATCAAAGGGTTAGATTTTCACCCTAACAGCTACCAAGTCATTTATAATAATATGCCTATACCGCTAACGAAAAAGGAATTTCAGATTTTCTTGCGATTAGCTAAAAACCCGGGTAGGGTATATGATCGTGAGCATTTATTAGAGCTTGAATGGGGATTAGATTATGAAGGAGAAAATAGAACAGTTGATACGCACGTGAAAAATATCCGTGAAAAGCTAAAGGCTATAAAGTATGATGAACCAATAATAGAAACGGTGTGGGGAATAGGTTATAAAGTGATCGAAGACGTGTAA
- a CDS encoding class D sortase yields the protein MKKWIGIIFIMTSLIFFGIGGYQFYEMNTKQNDALKKAQSIVYAGNDERNQINVEDALRTFQPERGETIGMMTIPLLDLEYPIVEGTEDEELKSGVGHFIGTGFPGQDRQILMSGHRDTVFRDLGELVHGDVIEVNMSYGAFQYEIVDIFIVDKDDRTVIDYSIDYEVLTLSTCYPFRFVGDAPERYIIQAKPVTE from the coding sequence ATGAAAAAATGGATAGGTATTATTTTTATTATGACAAGCCTCATTTTTTTTGGGATTGGGGGGTATCAATTTTATGAAATGAATACAAAACAAAACGATGCACTAAAAAAGGCACAAAGTATTGTGTATGCTGGAAATGACGAGAGAAATCAAATAAACGTAGAGGACGCTTTGCGGACATTTCAGCCTGAACGAGGTGAAACAATCGGAATGATGACCATTCCTTTATTAGATTTAGAATATCCAATCGTAGAGGGCACAGAGGATGAAGAACTGAAAAGTGGTGTAGGTCATTTCATAGGAACAGGATTTCCTGGACAAGATAGACAAATATTAATGTCAGGACATCGAGATACTGTTTTTAGGGATCTTGGTGAACTTGTACATGGCGATGTAATAGAAGTAAACATGAGCTATGGAGCATTTCAATACGAGATTGTTGACATTTTTATCGTTGATAAAGATGATCGAACGGTTATAGATTATTCTATAGACTATGAGGTGTTAACGCTATCAACATGTTATCCTTTCCGGTTTGTTGGAGATGCACCTGAAAGATATATTATTCAGGCGAAGCCAGTGACTGAGTAA
- a CDS encoding heavy metal translocating P-type ATPase, producing the protein MEKTLFSVRGMTCSSCVARVEKKISKVDGVEKVNVNLAANQAQVEYDSNLSTANDIIQAIENIGYSSSVIDETDEKDVSEEQEKETKKLKKDFIFGAILTSIVLIGSIPHMMEGWGTWIPGFMTNAYWLLLLTSFVQLGPGWRFYSNSYKVLKNGSADMNVLVAMGTTAAWLYSGAMTLFPTTLSNMGFPVQLYYDVTTVITTLIILGRYLESKAKGETSSAIKKLMNLQAKTAKVIRDNQEIEIPVEEVVIHDHIIVRPGERIPVDGEIVKGKSSVDESMLTGESIPIEKEVGDEVIGATINKTGSFTLKATKVGKDTALSQIIRMVNEAQGSKAPIQRIVDKISAYFVPAVVVLAILSFIIWWAIGPDPAFIVGLTSFIAVLIIACPCALGLATPTAIMVGTEKGAENGVLIKDAASIERANKVKTVVLDKTGTITEGKPKVTDIISSSSYTRIELLSLVASLERKSEHPLGEAIVQEAIEEKLPLREPDNFESITGHGLIGTVDNHTIVVGNLKLMHDQNITNQEMIQTAERLADEGKTPMYIAIDGSYAGIIAVADTLKSDTKTAIKTLKSMGVHVIMLTGDHYRTAKAIAKEAGIEHFIAEVLPEHKAEEIKKLQEKGEVVAMVGDGINDAPALAQADVGIAIGTGTDVAMETASITLMRGNMMSVVTSLKLAKSTMNMIWQNLGWAFGYNVVLIPVAAGVLYPFIGIFLNPALAGAAMAFSSVSVVLNTLRLKKFKAVAN; encoded by the coding sequence TTGGAAAAGACACTTTTTTCTGTGAGAGGAATGACGTGTTCTTCCTGTGTAGCGCGTGTTGAAAAGAAAATATCAAAAGTCGATGGAGTAGAAAAGGTAAATGTTAATTTAGCTGCAAACCAGGCACAAGTGGAGTACGACAGCAATCTTTCGACAGCAAACGATATTATTCAAGCCATCGAAAATATTGGCTATAGCAGTAGTGTAATAGATGAGACAGATGAAAAAGATGTCAGTGAAGAACAGGAGAAGGAAACAAAGAAGTTAAAAAAGGATTTTATCTTTGGTGCTATTTTAACATCAATCGTTTTAATCGGTAGTATCCCTCATATGATGGAAGGCTGGGGTACATGGATTCCAGGATTTATGACAAATGCATATTGGCTGCTACTATTAACGTCTTTTGTTCAATTAGGACCTGGTTGGCGTTTTTACAGTAATAGCTATAAGGTGTTAAAAAATGGATCAGCAGATATGAATGTGTTAGTTGCAATGGGGACTACTGCAGCTTGGCTTTATAGCGGTGCTATGACTTTATTTCCTACGACACTTTCCAATATGGGTTTTCCGGTTCAACTTTATTACGATGTAACAACTGTTATTACTACGCTCATCATTCTAGGGCGCTATTTGGAGTCGAAAGCAAAGGGAGAAACCTCTTCCGCTATAAAAAAGTTGATGAATCTTCAAGCAAAAACAGCGAAAGTGATACGTGATAATCAAGAAATTGAAATTCCCGTTGAAGAAGTTGTCATTCATGATCACATCATTGTTCGTCCAGGTGAAAGAATTCCTGTTGATGGAGAAATTGTAAAAGGAAAATCTTCTGTCGACGAATCCATGCTCACTGGAGAGTCTATTCCGATCGAAAAAGAAGTCGGTGATGAAGTTATCGGGGCAACGATAAATAAAACAGGAAGCTTCACCTTAAAAGCTACTAAAGTTGGAAAAGATACTGCACTATCACAAATCATTCGTATGGTGAATGAAGCACAAGGCTCAAAGGCACCGATCCAGCGTATTGTCGATAAAATATCAGCATACTTCGTCCCTGCCGTGGTGGTTTTAGCTATATTGAGTTTTATCATATGGTGGGCAATCGGGCCAGATCCAGCATTCATCGTTGGGTTAACCTCTTTCATCGCCGTCTTAATTATAGCATGTCCTTGTGCGTTAGGGCTCGCAACACCAACGGCCATTATGGTTGGAACGGAAAAGGGTGCTGAAAATGGTGTTCTTATTAAGGATGCTGCAAGCATTGAAAGAGCTAATAAAGTAAAAACAGTTGTCCTAGACAAAACAGGAACGATTACTGAAGGAAAACCGAAAGTTACCGACATCATTTCAAGCAGTTCTTATACCCGTATAGAGTTACTTTCACTTGTTGCTTCTTTAGAGCGCAAGTCAGAACACCCACTCGGGGAGGCGATCGTTCAAGAAGCAATTGAGGAGAAATTGCCACTGCGAGAACCTGACAATTTTGAATCCATTACTGGACATGGCCTCATTGGTACAGTAGATAATCACACGATAGTTGTTGGAAACCTCAAGTTAATGCACGATCAAAACATTACGAATCAGGAAATGATCCAAACAGCAGAAAGATTAGCAGATGAAGGTAAAACACCTATGTATATTGCCATTGATGGAAGCTATGCTGGTATTATTGCTGTTGCAGATACGTTAAAGTCTGACACGAAAACTGCCATTAAGACACTAAAAAGTATGGGTGTTCATGTCATTATGCTTACTGGAGACCATTATCGAACAGCTAAAGCCATTGCAAAAGAAGCTGGCATTGAACATTTTATTGCTGAGGTCCTTCCTGAACATAAAGCGGAAGAGATAAAAAAGCTTCAAGAAAAAGGAGAAGTAGTTGCAATGGTTGGAGACGGTATTAATGATGCCCCCGCACTTGCACAAGCAGATGTTGGTATTGCAATTGGTACAGGTACAGATGTTGCAATGGAAACAGCAAGTATTACGCTGATGCGTGGAAACATGATGAGTGTTGTCACTTCATTAAAGCTTGCAAAATCTACGATGAATATGATTTGGCAAAACTTAGGTTGGGCTTTTGGTTATAACGTCGTTCTCATACCAGTTGCAGCTGGTGTATTATATCCATTTATCGGCATATTCCTCAACCCAGCATTAGCAGGTGCCGCAATGGCCTTTAGCTCAGTTTCAGTTGTACTAAACACGTTGAGGTTGAAAAAATTTAAAGCTGTAGCCAATTAA
- a CDS encoding DUF2933 domain-containing protein has product MENLSYLALLACPLMMIAMLFFIKKMSDGGAKAKQSQELEKNLSKLVKQNEELTKEIESMKRSRL; this is encoded by the coding sequence ATGGAGAATCTATCTTATTTAGCATTACTCGCATGCCCACTTATGATGATTGCGATGTTGTTTTTTATTAAAAAAATGAGTGATGGTGGAGCGAAAGCAAAACAATCACAAGAACTTGAAAAGAATTTGAGTAAATTAGTGAAACAAAATGAGGAGCTAACGAAAGAAATTGAATCGATGAAAAGATCAAGATTGTGA
- a CDS encoding potassium channel family protein, with the protein MAKKKQFVVIGLGRFGGSICRELIKIGHEVLVIDKDEQKVSDFSNIVTHAVVANSTDENTLRSLGVRNFDFVIVAIGDNIQESILTTLLLKELGIKNVWVKAKNDYHHRVLEKIGADTIVHPEKDMGRRIAQQMSDDKIIDFIELSDEYSIVELLATPKLNKKSLVDLNIRARYGITILAVKKGNDINISPEPSYEISEGDLLIVIGNNRDIKRFEDEVM; encoded by the coding sequence GTGGCAAAGAAAAAGCAATTTGTAGTAATTGGATTAGGAAGATTTGGCGGAAGTATTTGTAGGGAGCTCATTAAGATTGGTCATGAAGTATTAGTAATAGACAAAGATGAACAAAAGGTAAGTGACTTCTCTAATATTGTGACACATGCTGTAGTAGCAAATTCTACAGACGAAAATACGCTAAGATCTCTAGGCGTGCGTAACTTTGACTTCGTTATTGTTGCCATCGGTGACAACATACAAGAAAGCATTTTAACAACATTACTTTTAAAAGAGCTAGGCATAAAAAACGTTTGGGTTAAAGCAAAAAATGATTACCACCACCGGGTACTAGAAAAAATCGGTGCAGATACAATCGTTCACCCTGAGAAAGATATGGGAAGAAGAATTGCTCAACAAATGTCCGATGATAAAATTATCGACTTTATAGAATTATCCGATGAATATAGCATTGTGGAACTACTAGCAACCCCGAAATTAAATAAGAAATCTTTAGTAGATTTAAATATTCGCGCACGTTATGGGATTACGATTCTTGCAGTTAAAAAAGGCAATGATATTAATATTTCACCTGAGCCTTCGTATGAAATTTCTGAAGGAGACCTATTGATTGTTATTGGTAATAACAGAGATATTAAACGATTTGAAGACGAAGTGATGTAG
- a CDS encoding TrkH family potassium uptake protein: protein MKLINLFPHWRMSPPQILALGFICTIIVGMLILKLPVSTVHGITWLDALFTATSATTVTGLVVLNTGSDFTIVGQIVIMVLIQIGGLGLMTFAIITVLVLGKRIGLRERVLIQEALNQHSIGGVVKLVKILFLFSITIEFIAALLLSFRWVPEYGWKDGVFTSIFHSISAFNNAGFSLWSDSLTGYRGDPTINIVITVLFIIGGIGFTVLYDVMTTKRFRLFSLHTKIMLTGTVVVNIIAMIVIFLLEYGNPLTLGALPLSDQLWTSYFQAVTPRTAGFNTLEIGDMNPGTIVFMLLLMFIGAGSASTGSGVKLTTFLIIILAVITYLRGKQETVIFHRTIHHDIIIRALAIVVISLSIIFLVILGLSVTENAPFIHIVFEAFSAFGTVGLSMGLTDQLSIYGKQMIIVLMFIGRIGPLTLAFALAKSAKRTVSYPKGEVFTG from the coding sequence ATGAAATTAATAAACCTTTTTCCACATTGGCGTATGTCGCCACCACAAATTTTAGCGTTAGGCTTTATATGTACGATTATCGTTGGCATGCTCATTTTAAAGCTACCAGTTAGTACGGTTCATGGTATCACATGGTTAGATGCATTGTTTACCGCGACTTCGGCCACAACCGTTACAGGCCTTGTTGTTTTAAACACGGGGAGTGACTTCACCATTGTTGGGCAAATTGTCATTATGGTTTTAATCCAAATTGGTGGGTTAGGACTAATGACCTTTGCCATTATTACCGTACTTGTATTGGGGAAAAGGATTGGACTACGAGAAAGGGTGCTAATACAAGAGGCTTTAAATCAACACTCGATCGGTGGCGTCGTCAAGCTTGTAAAAATTCTATTTCTTTTTTCTATTACTATAGAATTCATTGCAGCCCTTCTTTTGTCATTCCGATGGGTTCCAGAGTATGGATGGAAGGATGGCGTTTTTACGAGTATCTTTCATTCTATTTCTGCATTTAACAATGCTGGTTTCAGTTTATGGTCTGATAGCTTAACAGGATATAGAGGAGATCCAACTATAAACATAGTTATTACTGTTCTGTTTATTATTGGAGGCATCGGGTTCACAGTATTATATGACGTCATGACAACAAAACGTTTTAGACTCTTTTCTTTACATACAAAAATTATGCTTACAGGAACTGTTGTAGTTAATATAATCGCCATGATTGTCATTTTTCTATTGGAATATGGAAATCCTTTAACTTTGGGGGCTCTTCCGCTGAGCGACCAACTGTGGACTTCTTATTTTCAGGCTGTCACTCCACGGACAGCCGGCTTTAATACGCTAGAAATTGGTGATATGAATCCAGGAACAATCGTATTTATGCTATTATTAATGTTTATTGGGGCAGGTAGTGCTTCTACTGGGAGTGGAGTAAAGCTTACTACATTTTTAATTATTATATTAGCAGTCATTACTTATTTACGAGGAAAGCAGGAAACTGTTATTTTTCACCGCACGATCCATCATGATATTATCATTCGTGCGTTAGCTATTGTTGTCATTAGTTTATCTATCATTTTTCTAGTAATTTTAGGATTAAGTGTGACCGAGAACGCTCCCTTTATTCATATTGTTTTTGAAGCCTTCTCTGCTTTTGGTACAGTTGGCTTGTCTATGGGGCTCACCGACCAACTCTCCATTTATGGAAAACAAATGATAATCGTATTAATGTTTATCGGTAGAATTGGTCCACTTACATTAGCATTTGCACTAGCAAAATCAGCAAAACGAACAGTTTCCTATCCAAAAGGCGAAGTATTTACTGGTTAA